In Morganella morganii, the following are encoded in one genomic region:
- a CDS encoding NupC/NupG family nucleoside CNT transporter, with the protein MNTAIGILGIVVLLGIGYLLSENRRAINLRTVVLAFTIELALGGLILYSPAGQHVLFVMAEAVTTVINFNNAGTSFIFGGLVSDKMFEIFGSGGFVIALRVLPIIVFFSALSAVLYYLGIMQILVRWVGGALQRLLKTSRAESMNSAANIFLGVTEAPLLVKPYLGSMTRSELFAVLCGGLASIAGTMLVSYASLGVKMEYLLAASFMAAPGGLLFAKLMIPETQQTADESGAKPVQENRPANIIDAAAEGAINGLNMALAVGAMLLAFVSLVALLNGLLGGVGGWFGLPDLSMELILGYLLSPLAWLMGIPWNEALTSGAIIGQKIVINEFFAYANLAEYLKGNEVVAATGLPMTERTQIILSFALCGFANFGTVAIAIGGIGSLIPNRRKEIATLGMKALVAGVLSNLMAATIAGLFIGG; encoded by the coding sequence ATGAATACAGCAATCGGCATTCTCGGGATCGTGGTACTGCTGGGAATAGGTTATTTACTGTCTGAAAACCGCCGCGCTATTAATCTGCGCACGGTGGTACTGGCTTTTACCATTGAACTGGCGCTGGGCGGATTAATTCTCTATTCCCCGGCCGGACAGCACGTTTTATTTGTGATGGCAGAGGCAGTCACCACAGTAATCAACTTCAATAATGCCGGAACATCCTTTATTTTCGGCGGTCTGGTCTCTGACAAAATGTTTGAGATTTTCGGCAGCGGCGGGTTTGTTATCGCGCTGCGGGTATTGCCGATTATTGTCTTTTTCTCCGCCTTGTCAGCGGTACTTTATTATCTGGGGATTATGCAGATCCTCGTGCGCTGGGTCGGCGGGGCGTTACAGCGTCTGCTGAAAACCAGCCGTGCGGAATCGATGAACTCAGCGGCCAATATTTTTCTTGGTGTGACAGAAGCGCCTTTGCTGGTTAAACCGTATCTCGGCAGCATGACCCGCTCTGAACTGTTTGCTGTACTGTGCGGCGGGCTGGCATCTATCGCCGGTACTATGCTGGTGAGCTATGCTTCGCTGGGCGTAAAAATGGAATACCTGCTGGCCGCTTCCTTTATGGCGGCACCAGGCGGGTTACTGTTTGCTAAACTGATGATCCCGGAAACACAGCAGACGGCCGATGAATCCGGCGCCAAACCGGTGCAGGAAAACCGCCCGGCGAATATTATTGACGCGGCGGCGGAAGGGGCGATTAACGGCCTGAATATGGCGCTGGCGGTCGGCGCAATGCTGCTGGCGTTTGTCAGCCTGGTGGCGCTGTTAAACGGATTGCTCGGCGGTGTCGGCGGCTGGTTCGGTCTGCCGGATCTGAGCATGGAGCTGATCCTGGGCTATCTGCTGTCACCGCTGGCGTGGCTGATGGGTATTCCGTGGAATGAAGCGCTGACATCCGGTGCCATTATCGGGCAGAAAATTGTTATCAACGAATTTTTTGCCTATGCCAACCTGGCGGAATATCTGAAGGGCAATGAAGTCGTGGCTGCCACCGGTCTGCCGATGACTGAGCGGACACAAATCATCCTCTCGTTCGCTCTGTGCGGGTTTGCCAACTTCGGTACCGTGGCAATTGCTATCGGCGGTATCGGCAGTCTGATCCCGAACCGGCGCAAAGAAATTGCCACCCTCGGGATGAAAGCACTGGTCGCAGGGGTATTATCCAACCTGATGGCGGCCACAATTGCGGGGCTGTTTATCGGCGGATAA
- a CDS encoding DUF4822 domain-containing protein, which translates to MKKTTMIAGIIAAAYSFSALAATADVQVKPLTATAQKTANTADYLIGKTWVTTEALDQDGKAIPATDESVAGFFGLANYEKDGSVKMYTPEGKLKLQGDWSFSADGKTRTLTGKNDKGEVLFTRVVENIKVAPDEYIYRVYPKPDDKSHYADIVHKPKTAE; encoded by the coding sequence ATGAAAAAAACAACAATGATTGCCGGTATCATCGCAGCGGCGTATTCCTTTTCAGCACTGGCGGCCACAGCGGATGTTCAGGTAAAACCCCTGACAGCCACGGCACAGAAAACCGCAAATACCGCTGATTATCTGATTGGCAAAACCTGGGTCACGACAGAGGCACTGGATCAGGACGGTAAAGCCATTCCGGCCACCGATGAAAGTGTGGCGGGCTTCTTTGGTCTGGCCAACTATGAGAAAGACGGTTCCGTTAAGATGTACACCCCGGAAGGAAAGCTGAAATTACAGGGCGACTGGTCCTTCAGCGCGGACGGTAAAACCCGGACGCTGACCGGTAAAAATGATAAAGGGGAAGTGCTGTTTACCCGGGTGGTCGAAAATATCAAAGTGGCGCCGGATGAATATATTTACCGCGTCTACCCGAAACCTGATGATAAAAGTCATTATGCGGATATTGTCCATAAACCAAAAACCGCAGAATAA
- a CDS encoding MFS transporter, producing MSLIPLSLGHFAIGTDYAGWLASAYYIGLLLGSMLIEPVIARIGHRRSFILFVLALAATVAVLPFYTDLSAWLASRMLAGVAVAGIFVVIESWLLIGDNPAVRAKRLSFYMTALYGGTTLGQLAIGVFGTAGVVPFAVVMVLLFAAVLPPLFSKAQPVCHGGHKSLSLKQILRLSKPAMVGCMTSGIVMGTIYGLMPLALQEKHYNTGQVGGLMAAIILGGMIIQPVISKLSSRMSKVLLLAMVSLAGVFAMGMIYLSGHYLVMVVALTLLGMSSFALYPVAITLACDTLTANVIVAATQVMLFCYSVGSAAGPLVAGQFMKQPDGIMSFFFIVLLSTAIYMLLSAVRRKSRILAS from the coding sequence ATGAGCCTGATCCCGTTATCGCTGGGTCATTTTGCCATCGGTACCGATTACGCAGGCTGGTTAGCCAGTGCTTACTATATTGGTTTATTGCTCGGTTCGATGCTGATTGAGCCGGTGATTGCCCGTATCGGTCACCGCCGTTCCTTTATTCTCTTTGTGCTGGCGCTGGCGGCAACCGTGGCGGTTCTGCCGTTTTATACCGATCTCAGCGCGTGGCTGGCTTCCCGGATGCTGGCCGGGGTGGCGGTTGCCGGTATTTTTGTGGTGATTGAATCCTGGCTGCTGATTGGCGATAACCCGGCTGTCCGCGCCAAACGCCTGAGCTTCTACATGACTGCACTGTACGGCGGCACCACACTTGGCCAGCTGGCGATCGGCGTGTTCGGAACCGCAGGTGTCGTGCCGTTTGCGGTGGTGATGGTTCTGCTGTTTGCTGCTGTACTGCCGCCGCTGTTCTCAAAAGCACAGCCGGTGTGTCACGGCGGGCATAAAAGCTTATCCCTTAAACAGATCCTGCGTCTGAGCAAACCGGCGATGGTCGGCTGTATGACTTCCGGTATTGTGATGGGCACCATTTACGGGCTGATGCCGCTGGCATTGCAGGAAAAACATTACAACACCGGACAGGTCGGCGGCCTGATGGCGGCCATTATCCTCGGCGGGATGATTATCCAGCCGGTGATCAGTAAATTATCTTCCCGCATGAGCAAAGTATTATTACTGGCGATGGTCTCACTCGCCGGGGTATTTGCGATGGGAATGATTTATCTCTCTGGTCACTATCTGGTGATGGTGGTGGCGCTGACACTGCTGGGGATGTCTTCCTTTGCCCTGTATCCGGTGGCAATCACACTGGCGTGTGACACACTCACCGCGAATGTGATTGTGGCGGCAACACAGGTGATGCTGTTCTGCTACAGCGTGGGGTCGGCAGCGGGCCCGCTGGTGGCCGGACAGTTTATGAAACAGCCGGACGGTATTATGAGTTTCTTCTTTATTGTGCTGCTCTCCACCGCGATTTATATGCTGCTTTCTGCGGTACGCCGCAAATCGCGGATTCTGGCAAGCTGA
- the deoD gene encoding purine-nucleoside phosphorylase, giving the protein MAVAIQASANDFAETIIMPGDPLRAKFIAEHYLSQAREVNSVRNMLGYTGEYKGKRISVMAHGMGIPSISMYAYELIQDFGVKNLIRIGTCGAVRDDVSLMDVVIAMGASTDSKVNRDRFYGNDLAALADWHLLASAVKTAERLQLPVKTGNVFTADLFYTTRPELFAVMEQYGILGVDMEVAGLYTVAAELGARALAILTTSDHIKNGGKLTIDQRQNAMHNMIELALETALTL; this is encoded by the coding sequence ATGGCAGTTGCAATTCAGGCAAGCGCAAACGATTTCGCGGAAACCATCATTATGCCCGGAGATCCCCTGCGCGCCAAGTTTATTGCTGAACATTATTTATCGCAGGCGCGGGAAGTAAACAGCGTCCGCAATATGCTGGGTTATACCGGAGAATACAAAGGCAAACGGATTTCGGTGATGGCTCACGGCATGGGTATCCCCTCAATTTCAATGTATGCGTATGAGTTGATTCAGGATTTTGGTGTGAAAAACCTCATCCGTATCGGCACCTGCGGCGCAGTGCGGGATGATGTGTCACTGATGGATGTGGTGATCGCCATGGGCGCAAGTACCGATTCCAAAGTGAACCGTGACCGTTTTTACGGTAACGACCTGGCGGCACTGGCGGACTGGCACTTGCTGGCATCTGCGGTGAAAACCGCTGAGCGTCTGCAGTTACCGGTCAAGACCGGTAACGTGTTTACTGCGGATCTGTTTTACACCACCCGCCCGGAACTGTTTGCCGTGATGGAGCAATACGGCATTCTCGGGGTGGATATGGAAGTCGCCGGGCTGTACACCGTCGCGGCGGAGCTGGGCGCACGGGCACTGGCGATCCTCACCACTTCTGATCATATTAAAAACGGCGGTAAACTGACCATCGATCAGCGCCAGAACGCGATGCACAATATGATTGAGCTGGCTCTGGAAACTGCACTGACACTCTGA
- a CDS encoding alpha/beta hydrolase has translation MWKKIMVICCMMAVSPLMARPSQEITPLTEAAEQQFTVTHHEMQQGDRHYCLFIAQPKQPQTAYTVLYMLDGNGQFPMMINRLSAGKTRPLPLVVGIGYPSDQAYPKTRTFDYTPPATGEQFAAGGGELPFRQFIREQVIPWVSSHYSVNDHRYFFGHSLGGLFVLRTATDEPGLFTDYISASPSLWWGNGTYMTAERFDRLPADIRLTITQGGLEEKPDLSKMSEEQKHNLSVRYSDITAREVCEQLQLRGKQCQFLSFPGKSHGSVIPDALETVISLLPADKEK, from the coding sequence ATGTGGAAAAAAATAATGGTGATTTGTTGCATGATGGCTGTATCTCCCCTGATGGCGCGGCCTTCACAAGAGATTACGCCGCTCACTGAAGCGGCAGAGCAACAGTTCACAGTAACGCATCATGAGATGCAGCAGGGTGATCGTCACTACTGCCTCTTTATCGCGCAGCCGAAACAGCCGCAGACGGCGTACACTGTGCTCTATATGCTCGATGGTAACGGACAGTTTCCGATGATGATTAACCGGCTCAGCGCCGGTAAAACCCGGCCGCTGCCGCTGGTGGTGGGGATCGGTTATCCCTCAGATCAGGCTTACCCGAAAACCCGCACCTTTGATTACACACCGCCCGCAACCGGTGAACAGTTTGCTGCAGGCGGCGGTGAACTTCCTTTCCGGCAGTTTATCCGCGAACAGGTTATTCCGTGGGTGAGCAGTCACTATTCTGTTAACGACCACCGCTACTTCTTTGGCCACAGCCTCGGCGGATTGTTTGTGCTGAGAACGGCCACGGATGAACCCGGTTTATTTACCGATTACATCAGTGCCAGCCCGTCCCTCTGGTGGGGCAATGGCACTTATATGACAGCAGAACGTTTTGATCGCCTCCCGGCGGATATCCGGCTGACCATCACTCAGGGCGGACTGGAAGAAAAACCCGATCTGAGCAAAATGAGCGAAGAACAAAAACACAATCTGTCCGTCCGTTACAGTGACATTACCGCACGGGAAGTGTGTGAGCAGTTACAACTGCGCGGCAAACAGTGTCAGTTCCTGAGCTTCCCCGGAAAGTCCCACGGCAGTGTTATCCCCGATGCACTGGAGACGGTGATTTCCTTATTACCGGCGGATAAGGAAAAATAA
- a CDS encoding TonB-dependent receptor domain-containing protein has product MNASFKRSLLAVAVMSAATAAYAENKDDTIVVTASGFAQEMRDAPASITVITKEQLQNKPAANLIDMVKDVEGVSVIGGSLKPDISIRGLSGDYTLIMVDGRRQNSRESRPNGSGGYEAGFIPPVEAIERIEVIRGPMSSLYGSDAMGGVINIITKAVADEWHGSMGMGGIIQESKDYGNSANTDFYVSGPLIKDKLGLQVYGGLNYRREDKLLEGTPRKDDKNITAKLAFTPVEGQKFLAEVGRSTQEHTSTPGKSIDETTTRGGIVQKNNKSEVHNNRNHWALTWKGDWDEINSEVSVYQENTIRKTNTGKWNKVSEDWVMAYEARQPEVTNTVVDGKVTAFLPSNVLTVGGQYQYAKLKDDSVIKNKQTVTEKMTAEQKALFVEDEFSVTDDLTLTGGLRMDDHEFYGKHWNPRAYAVYKLTDEITIKGGVAKAFRAPTLRELSPNFGTSTQGGAAIMYGNRDLKPETSVTEELGIAYDHESGFSASATLFNTEFKNKLTSYQVAGQTDPLTGLNMFIYDNVGKANIRGVEMASRIPVAEKWNLNLNYTFTDSERKSDDEKLNGKSLKGQPLEMTPRHMANARLDWQYRPDMNFYTQANYTGKQVWAAQRNGAKQPRERSGITTLDLGMTYQVMPNALLNFAVLNIANEKGDDIETNGNWQIDEGRRYWANLKLNF; this is encoded by the coding sequence ATGAACGCCTCATTCAAACGCTCACTGCTTGCTGTTGCTGTTATGTCAGCGGCCACCGCCGCTTATGCTGAAAATAAAGATGACACCATCGTGGTTACCGCTTCCGGTTTTGCGCAGGAAATGCGCGATGCACCGGCGAGTATCACCGTTATCACCAAGGAGCAGTTACAAAATAAACCGGCTGCCAACCTGATTGACATGGTGAAAGATGTGGAAGGTGTCAGTGTGATCGGCGGTAGCCTGAAGCCGGATATCAGCATCCGTGGTCTGTCCGGGGATTACACCCTGATTATGGTGGATGGTCGTCGTCAGAACAGCCGTGAATCCCGCCCGAACGGCAGCGGCGGTTACGAAGCCGGGTTTATCCCGCCGGTGGAAGCCATTGAACGCATTGAAGTGATCCGCGGACCGATGTCCTCCCTGTATGGTTCCGATGCGATGGGTGGTGTGATTAACATCATCACTAAAGCAGTGGCAGACGAATGGCACGGCTCAATGGGTATGGGCGGTATCATTCAGGAAAGTAAAGATTACGGTAACTCCGCAAATACGGATTTCTATGTCTCCGGGCCGCTGATTAAAGACAAGCTGGGGTTACAGGTTTACGGCGGGCTGAACTATCGCCGCGAAGATAAACTCCTGGAAGGTACACCGCGCAAAGACGACAAAAATATCACCGCTAAACTGGCCTTTACGCCGGTTGAAGGGCAGAAATTCCTTGCGGAAGTCGGCCGCAGCACACAGGAACACACATCTACCCCGGGGAAATCGATTGATGAGACAACTACCCGTGGCGGTATCGTTCAGAAGAACAACAAATCCGAAGTACACAACAATCGTAACCACTGGGCGCTGACCTGGAAAGGTGACTGGGACGAAATTAACAGTGAAGTGAGTGTGTATCAGGAAAATACCATCCGTAAAACCAATACCGGCAAATGGAATAAAGTCAGTGAAGACTGGGTCATGGCATATGAAGCCCGCCAGCCGGAAGTCACCAATACTGTGGTTGACGGAAAGGTCACTGCATTCCTGCCGTCTAACGTCCTGACTGTCGGCGGACAATATCAGTATGCCAAACTGAAAGATGATTCCGTGATTAAAAACAAACAGACCGTCACTGAAAAAATGACTGCTGAGCAGAAAGCGCTGTTTGTGGAAGATGAATTCAGTGTAACCGACGACCTGACGCTGACCGGCGGTCTGCGTATGGACGACCACGAATTCTACGGTAAACACTGGAACCCGCGTGCCTATGCCGTCTATAAGCTGACAGATGAAATCACCATCAAAGGTGGCGTGGCGAAAGCCTTCCGTGCCCCGACACTGCGAGAGTTAAGCCCGAATTTCGGAACGTCCACACAAGGCGGTGCGGCTATCATGTACGGTAACCGTGACCTGAAACCGGAAACCAGCGTTACCGAAGAACTGGGTATTGCTTATGACCACGAATCCGGTTTCTCTGCCAGTGCAACCCTGTTTAACACCGAATTCAAAAACAAGCTGACCAGCTACCAGGTCGCCGGTCAAACCGATCCGCTGACCGGCCTGAATATGTTTATCTACGACAACGTGGGTAAAGCGAATATCCGTGGTGTGGAAATGGCTTCCCGTATTCCGGTGGCAGAAAAATGGAATCTGAACCTGAACTACACCTTCACCGATTCAGAACGTAAGAGTGACGACGAAAAACTCAACGGTAAATCCCTGAAAGGACAACCGCTGGAAATGACACCGCGTCATATGGCGAATGCCAGACTTGACTGGCAGTACCGCCCGGATATGAACTTCTACACTCAGGCAAACTACACCGGCAAACAGGTCTGGGCAGCACAGCGTAACGGGGCCAAACAGCCGCGTGAACGCAGCGGGATCACCACCCTCGACCTCGGGATGACATACCAGGTCATGCCAAATGCGCTGCTGAACTTCGCAGTACTGAACATCGCCAACGAGAAAGGGGATGATATCGAGACTAACGGGAACTGGCAGATCGATGAAGGGCGCCGGTATTGGGCTAATCTGAAACTGAATTTCTGA